TTAATTAAGAAtaagaaagaagagagaaaagagaaggaggaaaaaagaataGGTACCTATTAAACAGATCTGTATGAGAAACAAATCCGTGGAATAAGTCTTAGAACGTTCAACTtcgttttgtcttttgttcgtGTTATTCGTTgatgtttttgatcatttttgctcAAAGCAGCCAAACCCGTTGCTACGCAACCAAGATATACAACTTTTGTATCCAGAGCAAGAGATATTCCAActtgttgcatttttaattgttttcctttttgagaAGAACTTTGGGGAAGTCAGTCCAAagttcagtttttcagagcCAATTTCTGCCAGAAGAGTTCTGATCCATAACACTCAATTGTGGACATTTCCAACAACAAGGCTCTGATTACGGTTCCAAGCCTCTGGAACCACACCAGCTAATTGCCACCGCTGTGCCAGTGGAGCGTGGGAATCAACCCGGTTCGTCTTGGAAGCTGATCCAAACCAGGTCTAGGTTGAAGCAAAGAGGGGACCAGAGCTTTTTCAGTTGTTGTGGAGCATCCTCCATCTTCACATGAAGACCTCACAATCAGCTGAATTTTTAAAACTCACATATAGTTGTACTACAactacttcagaactcagcagcacgtgttctgacgaggaccagagggtgggaacacatcacaccaggtttaaaatcgctgcactggctccccgtgtgcttcaggattgattttaaggttcttttagtagtttataaatgtcttaatggtcttgggccctcttatttatccgacttgcttttaaattttgaacCCTCTCGGACCTGAGGTcatctggtactggccttttagttgttccaaaggtgaggaccaagacatacggcgaggcctctttccattgttacggccctcgttTGTGGAACAATCTGCCGGAGGGCCTCAGGCATGCAGAgaacgttgatgtttttaaaaagaggcttaagacctacctttttagcttggcttttaactaaatttatttgatcttaattgattttagattattttattttcatgttattttattttcattttattcaactgtactatttatttatttatttatttacttttttatttattcattcatttacttatttatttattcattcttaagctgttcttattgtttcttaaggttgtttaattttaactccagtgttttcctcgtgaGGATCCTCCACGTCGGGGgctttgcctgcttggtctggggGGTGCTGTCGTGGTGATTGCACCTAtcggggtggctggggccctgcactgcggccttttggctgtggtgtgggccccggtctgttCTGATGGGGGTGGTTGTCGCTGTTTGACATGGGTTGACTGGcacctggtgtggatggatccccatgacactgatactgtttcctcacagcagcatcaggccagatgcttatcacttttagtatttttaataacattcagttcgagacagaaataagagaatcatgtttttatagAATTGGAAGGGAAGGCTACttgatgtgggtgtgtgtgtgtgtgcgtgcgtgtgtgtgcgtgcgtgggtgcagctgtgtgaaatattttggtgagtgtttctattgttatgtattcctactttgttttgttttatatgcataaatgtttttaatcatgcaaagcactttgtgttgcctgtggcatgaaaggtgctttataaataaagttgattactgattactgattactttcAAACCAGACTGAGTgcttattgtcttttatttatgctttatgcttttatcattatttgcatttgttttagaacttgtgcagcactttgctgCTTTAGAAATGGATCAGTTCTGTTCTCACACTGGTGAAACTGGTGAATCTGTATACGTCTCTTTCATGGTGAATTACATGTGCTGACTTATGAAGGTCTTGTGAAGGTTACAAAGCTACTGACAGCTTTCTGTCGACAACACAAATGGCTCACGAGAACAGGTCTGATGGTCTGATCTCTTAGTCCATAGATGAGAGAACTCAAACTTCTGGGGAAGAGGATAAATAACAGATAAAGAATTTTATGTGTACGTATAAATACCATCCTCTCCACAGTTCTGGAAATAGCAACAAGCACTGGGTTGAAAATAGTTGAGGACAGACTGAGACCAAGTTGCAAGAGATGCAACAGCAGAGTGTTTCGAGCTTTATGGACCAACGTTTTGTCTGTGGAGGCCGACCTGGCTGCATTTATGACACTAGCAAAGGAGTAAATGATTGTTATACCAGCTGCAACAAACAGAAAGCAGGTGAAGCTTTTATCATAATGATCAGATGCAGAGCTAAGCAACATAGCAACATTAGAGCATAAATCTTTTATCTGCAGACTGTCTAGGTCTTTAAAAGGAAATTCTAAAAGCAAAAGAACACGAATCAAACTATCTACCAAACTAAAGACCCAGACTGCAACGACAGCAACAGCTGTGTTTCTGATGGTGATAATGGAAGCATGCCTCAGAGGATAACACACCGCTACATATCTTTCTAAAGACATCACAACCAGAGTGAGAGGAGAGATCACAGTGGTGAGACTGGCCAAGGTAACAAGGCTACCGCATACAGGGTAAGTCAGTCGTATTTTACTAAAAGCCAGCAGGAAGACAACCTGactctgtagcagctgaacAGTGTCTGCAAACAGGAGGTTATAGAGAAGAATGTAGCGACAGGTGTCACGAAACACCGCTTTACTCCTCAATGTGAACAGCATGGTCCCATTAATGAAGAGAAACACACAGGTTGCCACTGTAATCAGACAGAGAGTCAAGACGTTTTCCAGCAAGGATGGATTGTTCTGCAGCTGAACAGAGACGTTAGACCAAGCCTAACCGACAGAAGACATTATAGAGAAAATTTACAAGATAAACATCAATACCataccatttatttattaagctcTTTGAAACAACCACAGCAGAAACAAAGTGCTGGtggtggcagaatgatggtccggctgctgtgttgtgcagaACACATTTGCTTTGGCAGGCAGAAATTTAttggtataaggctcctcttgttAATCtcatcttttaaatttatttaaatatattgttttatttatttgaaattatggaatttatgtaatcctGCTGGACCtaaccagaggggacagaaaaaaggaaagtagaaaaaaggaagaggagacaaagatccagcagatagaagtttcaatccaacctaacagcagacaagcagctgctacacctggacagaaacacaacagagaatctcctacagcttttacagttaaactaagcagacaatcatcaggagtttctaaaaaataaccaagacagcaacaacaacatgtatcacaacaacaaccaaagaaccagaaacacacaaataaaaaaaagaaaagaaaaaagaaaatcccactggacacctcagtgactgtcagcatgcagaggatgaggaatgatgagggatcagagatgagtgtgatcaagCAAATAtgaccacgcctctatggaggctagaggcagactaggacGGCctagagacccgggccatcagctgcaatcctggagcaccaacccaagcacCCACCACGAAGACTACCCAGGAACccacccagagggcagcagaggaaggtcCCAGCCAGAGCCCATCGGTGGtcatggggcacaggccccggcgggccaagattggcagctgCCAAACCTGCTAGGCACCGGCCTTCCAGGGCAGGCAgagtgaagggcccagggccccaagaggCCAGAGGCGTACCCCCCACAAGACAGAGGGCCTGCACCATGCCCAAGAGGACCAGGCCCACCAAACAACAACCCAACGTGGGCCAGCACCCACACCCAaagttccagccgcacaccccggaaACCACGGCACCATATACCACTCCCCCCATCCTCCTACACACCGTAACATCTCACTCACAGCCTCCCTCACGCCATACAAACACGCCCTTTACCACACCCACATCACCCTAatcctcccaccatgccctgtgggagacatccTCGGCAGACCAGAGGATAGTGAGCCCCAAATCcagtccccaccaccacccccaaCATCCACCGACCCAAGCCCCAACAGTGGCCATGCCCCACTGTCACAAGACcttcttttttccattaaaattttaaaaattcaggGCCAACCAGGCTTTAATATCCTCTAAACAATCTAAAAGAGCTCTGATCAAGAAGCCATTCCTCCTCTTTAGTGGCAAGTAGATCTGGCAGCCGTCAGCATAGCAATGGAAGACAACTCCATGCTTTATCTGGATGGAACCCAGAGGCAATGCATACAGTGAAAAAAGCCGTGGCTGGAGAACTGAGCCCTGACTGAAGGACAATAGAGACCAAGGAACTGAAACCACCAAAGCAAACACCTGTAAACCATGACAGACACAGGCTCAAACTGATGAAAAAGGGCTGAGATTAAGGGAGGTTAGAGTCAGGGGATGGCATGAGGGCTCTAGAAGtagtaacttaaaaaaaaaaaaaacaacaaaaaactttaaGAAATTATTACACATCTCATGAGATGCTTTTAAACACATTCTGTGGAGCATTAAGAATCgagttaattgtgttaaattatGTTGGATTAGATGATGGTTTCAAAGGgtttcctttttcctcttttaagtGCTCTGGTATTGATGCCAGTCCTGTCATTACCAAGGGCTCCAGTTTCACTTTGAAGTAGTTGGTTTTTATTGGAACCACAGAATCCTGGTTGGTGTGGCAAGATGTCTCAAACCAGAAGCCAAGATATTTGACAATATTGTCAGTAATTTGACAATATTGtttcaaaacaactttatttatgttgCAACCTGAATTGAAAACATGGATTACAGCCCACAAATGCAACCAAACCAACTTCAGTGCGTGTATCATACAATAcctgggaaaaaataaaatttaaataaataaagtttccaCCTGGATTAAACTAAGCAAATAGATCAAAgtctcctattggataattcctgcagggtgatcatctttcagctgcagcaaGTTATATAACTCCAACTGATACACCAAGTAGGTTCtgatttcttaaacaaccatgtagAAAGAGACATCCCGTagtcatggaaaagatgttagtctgtttaaaaaGGGTCAGATTGGGACTGGGCGGTATGGCCTAAacataaaatctcagatttttttcaaaccaaatctgACTTCCGATTTTTATagaattttctt
The sequence above is a segment of the Melanotaenia boesemani isolate fMelBoe1 chromosome 15, fMelBoe1.pri, whole genome shotgun sequence genome. Coding sequences within it:
- the LOC121653978 gene encoding odorant receptor 131-2-like; translated protein: MTTDGLWLGPSSAALWAWSNVSVQLQNNPSLLENVLTLCLITVATCVFLFINGTMLFTLRSKAVFRDTCRYILLYNLLFADTVQLLQSQVVFLLAFSKIRLTYPVCGSLVTLASLTTVISPLTLVVMSLERYVAVCYPLRHASIITIRNTAVAVVAVWVFSLVDSLIRVLLLLEFPFKDLDSLQIKDLCSNVAMLLSSASDHYDKSFTCFLFVAAGITIIYSFASVINAARSASTDKTLVHKARNTLLLHLLQLGLSLSSTIFNPVLVAISRTVERMVFIRTHKILYLLFILFPRSLSSLIYGLRDQTIRPVLVSHLCCRQKAVSSFVTFTRPS